A single region of the Bacillota bacterium genome encodes:
- a CDS encoding ribonuclease H-like YkuK family protein produces the protein MLGNTPIFDENTIFRSLRKDNMTFLEVYNEILKFISSDTGSSYKISIGTDSQVGSGTVFVSCILVHRVGKGAIGFLHKSEIPRQVKNLREKIYLETCASLQLAYLFDDEKIGNIIKTVKSGGNLRGVTFEFHIDVGTKGPTKTLINEMVGMVKGLSFVPKIKPDSYCASCFADRYTKAI, from the coding sequence TTGTTGGGAAATACGCCTATTTTTGATGAAAATACTATATTTCGAAGTTTACGTAAGGATAACATGACTTTTTTGGAAGTTTATAATGAAATATTAAAGTTTATCAGTTCTGATACCGGGAGTTCCTATAAAATATCTATAGGTACAGACTCCCAGGTAGGGTCTGGAACTGTTTTTGTTTCTTGTATCCTTGTCCACAGGGTTGGCAAGGGAGCAATAGGTTTCCTCCATAAAAGTGAAATACCAAGGCAGGTAAAAAATTTAAGAGAAAAAATATACCTGGAAACATGTGCCAGCCTTCAATTGGCTTACCTGTTCGATGACGAAAAGATTGGTAATATTATAAAAACTGTTAAATCAGGAGGTAACCTGAGAGGGGTTACTTTTGAATTTCACATAGATGTAGGAACAAAAGGCCCTACCAAAACCCTTATTAACGAGATGGTCGGAATGGTAAAAGGCCTTAGTTTTGTTCCTAAAATAAAACCGGACAGCTATTGTGCAAGTTGTTTTGCAGACCGGTATACAAAAGCTATTTAA
- a CDS encoding decaprenyl-phosphate phosphoribosyltransferase — protein MNRRKINFEVKKYKPIEIFISMRPKQWIKNGFVFAGLIFSKSFFDMEAILKTVYAFILFSIVSGTAYVVNDVVDRNRDAVHPLKCKRPITSGRLKPVEALLPLSVFLVVAIYISYRLNMKFFLILTAYFLLVLAYSIVLKNVAIIDVIIIALGFVLRTLGGTAIINVIISPWLIMCTTFLALFLALNKRKNELVLLSENAANHRENLGQYTSELIDQMLPVVTSATIMSYSLYTFSSGKSHYMMFTIPFVIYGVFRYQYLVSTGVKGGSPETVFLKDKPLLLNVILWIVSCVIIVTLFY, from the coding sequence ATGAATAGGAGAAAGATTAACTTTGAAGTAAAAAAGTATAAACCTATCGAAATTTTTATTTCTATGCGTCCAAAACAGTGGATAAAAAACGGTTTTGTTTTTGCCGGACTGATTTTTTCGAAATCATTTTTTGATATGGAAGCTATTTTAAAAACAGTTTATGCATTTATTTTATTCTCTATAGTATCAGGAACAGCATATGTTGTAAATGATGTTGTTGACAGGAATAGGGATGCAGTACACCCATTAAAGTGTAAAAGGCCCATTACATCAGGAAGATTAAAACCTGTTGAAGCTCTTTTACCCCTATCGGTTTTTCTTGTAGTTGCCATTTATATATCATATAGATTGAATATGAAGTTTTTTTTAATACTTACGGCTTATTTCTTGCTTGTATTGGCTTACTCTATTGTGCTAAAGAATGTTGCTATTATCGATGTGATAATAATAGCATTAGGATTTGTTTTACGAACCCTAGGAGGAACTGCAATTATAAATGTAATAATATCTCCATGGCTGATTATGTGTACAACTTTTCTTGCTTTATTTTTAGCATTAAATAAAAGAAAAAATGAACTTGTCCTATTATCGGAAAATGCTGCAAATCATCGGGAAAACTTAGGGCAGTATACTTCGGAATTAATTGACCAAATGCTTCCGGTGGTAACTTCAGCAACCATAATGTCATATTCTCTCTACACATTTAGCTCAGGTAAGTCTCATTATATGATGTTTACAATACCCTTTGTGATATATGGGGTTTTTCGGTACCAATACCTGGTTTCTACAGGGGTGAAAGGAGGAAGTCCCGAAACTGTTTTTTTAAAAGATAAACCGTTATTATTAAATGTTATATTATGGATTGTCTCCTGTGTCATTATAGTGACGCTTTTTTATTAA